The following proteins are encoded in a genomic region of Drosophila willistoni isolate 14030-0811.24 chromosome 2L unlocalized genomic scaffold, UCI_dwil_1.1 Seg196, whole genome shotgun sequence:
- the LOC6639861 gene encoding uncharacterized protein LOC6639861 yields MAHFVSNPTQQNYYFKNNLCYTEDHVPVQKLYLHSIPPELREDVLLPHFNNYGKVVRMKIFGNDRYRRMPQRGLRGQARQQHEPQRCGKWQMKTGYVFFANPRDAAKALHSRVHHVNGRRLHVKASDSWHQPAAYGSDDKHPPGDAHILKITDHCLSMVVEYLPLSDQLHFSRTCTRFRGVYLLVTRTIHRSMDFCKFDGLTVWDIKDFFTLSGRYVKEFKGVIPEAHCERMCDFFGANCVNVKSLEITESKLNTRNMNKLFFNNEKIEDLVLSSCGLSDGSLMSLRKLNKLKSLTIAYNPKLNGTELDKLPVSIETIVLTGCTGLLANRLIQMCRILVNLKDLNVIGVMSAYSNFYETLVKKNCCPSLETLRLSIDDETNYEEIPKLPKLKHVQIATLPRLNIRSRFFDHLVSMKSQQLEQFELYGAKNLPQHLLLQLGKLSSLKNLILVRVDDVRDDVLEEFTQLTNLEHITLRLCHNITDTGVMRLILACHKLQELNLEDCSQITEKLVHTVIKRVQHQIKFRQNEHQLPIDLYVQGTKIQESLETDPIVAGAKNIIRLHFTSQYGPYLLHLSMSNLLLDDFDYDPHELEQDTDDEMDIFDDHYMFDMGFLSENDLEDSDPDSDDLNVLYPYVHASYPYDANGDFMGFGIFDSDSD; encoded by the exons ATGGCACATTTTGTCAGCAACCCTA cacaacaaaattattatttcaagaaCAATTTGTGCTACACGGAAGATCATGTTCCTGTCCAGAAGTTATATCTGCACAGCATTCCACCAGAG CTAAGAGAGGACGTGTTGCTGCCGCATTTCAATAATTATGGAAAAGTAGTTCGGATGAAGATCTTTGGCAATGACAGATATCGTCGAATGCCCCAGCGGGGATTGAGAGGCCAAGCTCGGCAACAGCACGAACCACAACGTTGTGGCAAGTGGCAAATGAAAACAGGATACGTTTTCTTTGCCAATCCTCGAGATGCAGCCAAAGCTCTGCATAGCCGGGTACATCATGTTAATGGGCGTCGATTGCATGTGAAGGCCAGTGATAGTTGGCATCAACCAGCGGCCTATGGCTCGGATGACAAACACCCACCGGGAGATGctcatattttaaaaataacagATCATTGTCTATCGATGGTTGTTGAATATCTTCCCTTGAGCGACCAGTTGCATTTTTCTCGGACTTGCACACGTTTTCGAGGGGTTTATCTCTTAGTTACACGCACCATTCACAGATCCATggatttttgtaaatttgatGGACTAACCGTTTGGGATATAAAGGACTTTTTCACTCTATCAGGACGATACGTTAAAGAGTTTAAAGGTGTCATACCGGAAGCGCATTGTGAACGTATGTGTGACTTTTTTGGGGCGAATTGTGTGAATGTCAAGTCCTTGGAGATTACGGAGAGCAAGCTAAATAcaagaaatatgaacaaattgtttttcaatAACGAAAAAATAGAAGATTTGGTCTTAAGCAGCTGCGGTCTATCTGACGGCAGTTTAATGTCTCTGCGAAAATTGAATAAGCTTAAGAGTCTAACTATTGCCTACAATCCGAAACTGAATGGCACTGAACTGGACAAACTGCCAGTCTCCATAGAGACAATAGTCCTTACAGGCTGTACTGGGTTACTGGCCAACCGTTTGATTCAAATGTGCAGGATTTTGGTTAATCTCAAGGATCTAAATGTCATTGGGGTAATGTCTGCTTATTCGAATTTCTATGAGACTTTAGTTAAAAAGAATTGTTGCCCCTCCCTGGAAACTCTGCGTCTGAGCATTGATGATGAAACCAACTATGAGGAGATACCTAAGCTACCCAAACTCAAGCATGTTCAAATTGCCACCTTGCCAAGATTAAATATACGTAGCAGATTCTTTGATCACCTCGTTTCAATGAAATCTCAACAATTGGAACAGTTTGAGTTATATGGTGCTAAAAATTTACCTCAACATCTTCTGTTGCAATTAGGTAAACTTAGTAGCCTTAAAAATCTTATACTTGTCCGTGTGGATGATGTTAGAGATGATGTGCTGGAGGAGTTCACCCAGCTAACTAATCTGGAGCACATTACTCTACGTTTGTGCCACAATATCACAGATACTGGAGTAATGCGTCTGATACTTGCTTGCCACAAGTTGCAGGAACTGAATCTGGAGGATTGCTCTCAGATAACCGAAAAGCTGGTACACACTGTCATTAAGAGGGTGCAACATCAAATTAAGTTCAGGCAGAATGAGCATCAGTTGCCCATAGATCTTTATGTGCAAGGCACTAAAATACAAGAGTCTCTCGAGACG gaTCCTATCGTGGCTGGGgccaagaatataattcgaCTCCATTTCACCTCACAATATGGACCATATTTGCTTCATTTGTCAATGTCAAACTTATTGCTCGATGATTTTGACTACGATCCGCATGAATTGGAACAGGATACAGATGATGAGATGGATATCTTTGATGATCATTACATGTTCGACATGGGCTTTTTGAGTGAGAATGATTTGGAAGATAGTGATCCGGATTCCGATGATTTAAATGTTCTCTATCCCTATGTCCATGCTTCTTATCCATATGATGCGAATGGCGATTTTATGGGGTTTGGCATATTTGATTCCGATTCAG ACTAA